Genomic DNA from Sporosarcina sp. ANT_H38:
AAAAGGGTAATATGGATCGTGTAATAGTAGAAGTACGAGGTATACCTGATGATAATATTCAAGCCCAGATGGAAAATCTAGTAGTTTGGGGGGCTGATTAATAATGAGGAAATATCTGAACAATGAAAAAGGACTAACCTTAGTTGAAATCCTTGCCGTACTAATTATTGGCTCAATTATTATGCTATTAATTTCAAACGTTCATTTATTTGGCCAGAAACAATATAAAAGCCAATCAGAAAAATCAAGACATTTATACGATGTTACCTATGCGGCGAAAGTGATTACCAAAGAAATTAGGAAAGTTGATGAGAGTGGCATAGCAAATGTTGATTCAAAGCGTGATCATATCAAATTGACAAGTGTTATTGAGTATAAATATAATAGTGCGAATAAATCTATTGAAAATAAAGATGGAACGATTTTAGTTAAGGATATTGAAAATTTTGTTGCTGAGAGGTTAGATAATCAAGTAGATCTCGAGATTATTAGTAAAACCGGTGAAAAAGTTAAAACTAAGATCGTATTAAGAAAGGGTGATTAATTTGAGGAAATTGCAAAAAAGAAATCATCTTCAAACCAACAATAGTGGATTCACCCTTGTTGCTGTATTAATGGTACTTGTGGTTTTAACTGTCCTTGGACTAAGTATTCTGATGATCACTTCGAACTTTGTGAAAATAACGGCGGGAGAGCGGGATGATCAATCTGTATTTTATGTTGCGGAATCCGGTGTTGTTGATAAAGTCTATGATATTAATGAAGTTGTAAAAGTCGCATTCCAAACTGTAAAAACAATATACAATAACTTGCCAATTATTGAAAAATCAACATTCGATTTCGTAGGAAGATTCTACTCGGAAGTCGTGTCCAAGGTAGATTTATCACCTCGAACAATGTCGTCATTTGAGTCAAGCTTCGGTAATAATCCTTTAGCTTCGATAACAGTGACACTAAAGAGTACCAACCCACCGGTATTTGAAATTGAATCTGTAGGGACGATTGGCAATAAAAATCGCACAGTTTCACAGGAAGTTAAAGTTTTTTTAGAGCCGAGTTTGATTGAGGGGCCGGGGATTTCAGGAAATATGGCGTTATATGTTAGTAAGACTATCAGATTAGATGGAAGTGTAAAGATACACGGAGATGCTGGTACGAAATCTAATAATCCTGGTGATGTGACATTTAGTGGAGGAGGAGCGGTTACCGGTAAAGTGATTCAAGGTGTGGGGAATTTTGTTGAATTACCACCGTTTCCTAGATTCCCTATATATAATATACCGAAAAATCAGGAAATTATGAACAGTAATGGGAATAAGACTGATTTAGTAAAAGACGGAAAGTTATTGATAGGAAACTATATAACAAATGGATATACACTGAATATGAGTAGCAATATGGAATTTAAGGAAATACTCCTTAACGAAAATAATACACTAATAATTAATGTAGGAGATACTAATAGAGAGATTGTGGTTGATCATCTAAATATGACTAATGGACATATTAAAATAATTGGCGCCGGAAAACTAACTATTTATGTAAAAAATAAAATGACAATGGGATCAGGAAGTACAATAAACAGCAATACTGGTGATGTAGAAAAGTTGCAAGTTTATCAAAAAGGTTCTAGTCCAATAAATTTAAGTGGATCCCAAAAAATATTTGGATCACTCTTCGCAGAAAGTGCAAATATTAATATCGGTGCTGGTGGAGGTTTTCACGGGAATATTATTTCTGGAGGTACTGAAGTAAAAGTGGATGGTGGAGCAAGTGTGAACACTCAATTATTCTTGGTGCCTAATGCTAAATTTACTTTAGCTGGTGGTGGAAATATTAAAGGTTCGATTATTGCAGATTCGTTTATTGGAACAGGGGGTGGGTCTGTTACTTACGATGTTATAAGTCCGGGTATCGGGTCTGGTAGTTCGATAAAGGACTATGGTAATGGAGAAAATTTAATCCTTAAGAAACAGTTAATTGAGAAATAGAAATTTGGGGTAACTGTGTCTAAAGCAATTTAGTTATTTCATTATTAATTTGGGATACAAGCCAATCTGGATATTCGGTGCCAATCTCTCACTCAACAGGTACTCAGATGTCAAACCGAATATGTTAACTAATGCAGAAAGTGCATAGTTCTTTGATACAACGTAGCGAATACTATTACAGCTCTTCGTGATTTAATGAGCGAAAACCATATCCCGAATGATGTGGAATTTGGGGATTTCGCTC
This window encodes:
- a CDS encoding PilW family protein codes for the protein MRKYLNNEKGLTLVEILAVLIIGSIIMLLISNVHLFGQKQYKSQSEKSRHLYDVTYAAKVITKEIRKVDESGIANVDSKRDHIKLTSVIEYKYNSANKSIENKDGTILVKDIENFVAERLDNQVDLEIISKTGEKVKTKIVLRKGD
- a CDS encoding PilX N-terminal domain-containing pilus assembly protein; its protein translation is MRKLQKRNHLQTNNSGFTLVAVLMVLVVLTVLGLSILMITSNFVKITAGERDDQSVFYVAESGVVDKVYDINEVVKVAFQTVKTIYNNLPIIEKSTFDFVGRFYSEVVSKVDLSPRTMSSFESSFGNNPLASITVTLKSTNPPVFEIESVGTIGNKNRTVSQEVKVFLEPSLIEGPGISGNMALYVSKTIRLDGSVKIHGDAGTKSNNPGDVTFSGGGAVTGKVIQGVGNFVELPPFPRFPIYNIPKNQEIMNSNGNKTDLVKDGKLLIGNYITNGYTLNMSSNMEFKEILLNENNTLIINVGDTNREIVVDHLNMTNGHIKIIGAGKLTIYVKNKMTMGSGSTINSNTGDVEKLQVYQKGSSPINLSGSQKIFGSLFAESANINIGAGGGFHGNIISGGTEVKVDGGASVNTQLFLVPNAKFTLAGGGNIKGSIIADSFIGTGGGSVTYDVISPGIGSGSSIKDYGNGENLILKKQLIEK